GCATAATAAGGGATCCATGGCCTGTCTTTCATCCCGTTTCCCCTACGGGACCGAAATCACGGAAGAGAGGGTCCGGCAGGTGGCTCGGTGTGAAGAGCTGCTTCGTTCCATGGGTTTCGATCCCTATCGGGTCCGTTATCACGGGGAGATTGCCCGGATCGAGGTCGCAAGTGATGCCTTTCATCGTCTTCTGAAAGAAGACATTCTTGCCGCCCTCGTTAAAAGGTTCAAAGAGGCCGGTTTTGTCTATGTCACACTGGATCTCGAAGGATTCAGAAGCGGGAGCATGAACGAGGTACTCTCCCCTGTTCAGACTGAAACCGCAGAACATTCTCAGTAAAGGTTCAATTCATCAATCGGCATCATAAAAGAGTTGAAAGGCCCCTGTCATGATACTGGAAACCCTCATTGTCGGCCCACTTGAGGTCAACTGTTATCTCATGGCCTACGCACCGGGCCGGGATGCGCTGGTCATAGACCCAGGGGACGATGGGGAGCGCATATTGGAGCGGATTCATGAAAACAACCTATCTCTGAAATATATCCTCAACACGCATGGACATTTCGACCACGTAGGCGCCAATCGGAAACTCAAAGAGGCCACAGGCGCCGATATCCTGATCCATGAAAAGGATGCCCCGCTCCTCACTATCGCCGGTGAACAGGCCAGATCCTTCGGTCTCACCGCAGACGATTCTCCCCCGGCAGACCGGTTTCTCAATCACCGGGACCGGATCGAACTGGGAGGCATCTGCCTCCAAGTCATCGCAACCCCGGG
The genomic region above belongs to Nitrospirae bacterium CG2_30_53_67 and contains:
- a CDS encoding MBL fold metallo-hydrolase — its product is MILETLIVGPLEVNCYLMAYAPGRDALVIDPGDDGERILERIHENNLSLKYILNTHGHFDHVGANRKLKEATGADILIHEKDAPLLTIAGEQARSFGLTADDSPPADRFLNHRDRIELGGICLQVIATPGHSGGGICLLMEDLLFTGDTLFAGSIGRTDLPGSSFRQIMVSIQEMILPLGDHLKIYPGHGPGSTIGKEKRTNPFLLSPGSREIG